Within Streptomyces sp. NBC_00704, the genomic segment GGGGAGGCGTAGCCGAGGTCGGTGGAGGCGAGGACCAGGCGCAGCCGGTGGCCCTCCTCGACCTTGTGGTCGATCGCCGGGAGGGTGATCGTGACGTCCTTGCCTTTCCCGGCGTCCTCGACGCGGACCGGGCTGACGAGCTGGGAGGGCAGCACCTGGGCGCCCCGGCCGCCGCCGACGTCGTAGACCTTGGCGAAGAGGACGGCGGTGGCGGACGTCGACCTCACGTGGACGGTGACCGTCGGGGAGCCGGTGATCCGCAGGTCGCCGGTGACCGGGGCGGAGTCGAAGGCGGCGTACTGGCCGGGGAAGTCGAGGGAGAGGCCGACGCCGAGGGAGGAGAGCCGGGCGAGGCCGCCGCCGCCGAGGCCGGGCAGGGCGGAGACGGCGGGCGGGGTGGCGCCGGGCGGGTTGGCGAAGGACTGCTCCTCGCGGCGGCCGGTGAGCGGGAAGGAGCGCTCGTGGTCGCTCAGGCCGGGGTAGCGGTCGGCGCTCGCGCCCCGGAGCTGTGCGGCGCCGTCGGTGGAGTCGACGCCTCCGGTGCGGGTGACGCGGAAGGCGGGGCCGGTGCCGGCGGACCGGTCGCCCTTGAGGTAGCGGTCGAACCAGGCGTTCACCCGGGCCTGGACGCGGCGGGCCTCCATGTCGCCGCCGTCGTGGCCGCCGGCGATCCAGTCGACGGCGACGGGCGCGCCGTTCGCGCGGATCGCCTTCTCGGCCGCGTCGGACTGGGCGAGGGTGAAGAGGGAGTCGGTCTGCCCTTGCAGAAAGAGGGTGGGCACCTTGATGCGGTCGGCGACGGCGGACGGCGAGCGCGCTTCGAGGAGCCGGCGGGCGGCGGCGTCCGGGGCGCCGGACTCGGCGACGCGCGCGTACATCGCCGCCAGCGCGGGGGTGAAGCGGGCGGTCCCGCCGCCGGTGTTGAAGAAGACCCCGGCCCACAGCTTCTTGAACACGCCGTCGGGGAACAGGGCGTCCGTGAGGTTCCAGTAGGTGATCGCGGGGGCGATGGCGTCGACGCGGTGGTCGTACCCGGCGGCCAGCAGGGAGACCGCGCCGCCGTAGGAGGCGCCGGCGACGCCCACGCGCGGGTCGCCGGGCTTGTCGAGCTGCACCTCGGGGCGCTTCGCGAGCCAGTCGATCAGCCGGGAGACGTCGGCGACCTCGCCCTTCGGGTCGTTCAGCCCGATCTTGCCGGTGGACCTGCCGAAGCCGCGCGCCGACCAGGTCAGCACGGCGTATCCGTCGCGGGCGAGTTTCTCGGCCTGCGGCCTGACGTCGTCCTTGCTGCCTCCGAAACCGTGCGCGAGGAGCACGGCGGGGCGCCGGCCGGGGCCGCCGGAGGTGAAGTAGGAGGTGTCCAGGCGTACGCCGTCCACCGTCATGACCCGGTCGGCGCCGTGCACGGCGGGCGGGTCGCCGCCGGCGGCGACGGCCGTCCAGGTACCGGCGCCGGCGAGTACGACGACGGCGGCCACGGCGGAGACGATCCGTCGTGGCCGTCGGGGCCGCCGTGGTCCTCGCAGACCGGGCAGTCGAAGATCCATGCTTCAACCGTACGGGGTCGGCTCGGTGGCGAGAGGGCGACCGTGGGCCGAATCCGCCGCCCTCCCGGCGGCGTACACGGCGCTCCCCGTGTACCGCGGACGCGGTATGCCGGCGGGGTTCAGGAGCGGGCGTCCTCGGGGAGGGACACCAGCCAGCGGGTCGCGCGGCGCGGGCGGAGGTAGAGGGCCCAGTAGAGGGTGGCGACGGCGGTGATGCCGCCGGTCCACAGCAGGTAGCTCGTCTCCTGCCGGGTCAGGACGTAGCCGAGGACGGCGATCAGCAGGACCGGCAGGACCGGCCACAGGGGCATGCGCCAGGCGGCGGTGTGCCGGTGGTGGCCGCGGCGGGAGAGCAGCGCGGCGACGGCGACCAGCAGGTACATCCCGGTCACCGAGACGCCGGTGACGCCGTAGAGGGTGTCCAGGTTCACGAAGCAGAGCAGCGCGCCGGGGACGCCGACGGCCAGGGTGGCCACCCAGGGGGAGCCGAAGCGGCCGAGCTTGGCGAAGACGTCGTTGACGGGCTGCGGCCAGGCCTTGTCGCGGGCGGAGGCGAACAGGACCCGGGAGTTCTGGATGACCATGACGATGCCGGCGTTGATGATCGCGAGCGCCACGCAGAGGCTGACGAAGGCGCCGACGGCCGAGTTGGACCAGGCGGTGACCATGGAGCCGATGTCGCCGCCGGTGAGCTGGGAGAGGTCGGAGGCGCCGAAGGTGATGGCGACGACCGGGACCAGGATGATCACCGTGGAGATGGCGAGGGTGGCCAGGACGGTGCGGGCGACGTTGCGGCGCGGGTGCTCCAGCTCCTCGGAGAGGTAGACGGCGGTCGAGAAGCCCTGGGTGACGAAGAGGGCGATGGCCAGGCCGGAGACGACCAGCATGCCGGTCACCGTGTCGGTGCGGCCGTGCGCGCCGGCCACCTGCATCGAGACGAGGCTGCCCGCGCCGCGGTGGCCGTGGGCGAAGCCCAGCACGGCGACGACGGCGGCCGCGATGACCTCCAGGACCAGGAAGACGCCGGTGATCCAGGCGTTGGCGCGCAGGTCGAGCAGACCGGCGAGGGTGGCGAGCAGCATGACGCCGGCGCCCGCGAGGGCGGGGTCCAGATGGACGAGGGGGGCGAGGTAGTCGGCCGTGCCCATGGCGATGACCGGCGGGACGATCATCACGACGAGCAGGGACAGGACGAAGACCAGCCAGCCGGCGAGCCGTCCGGCCAGCGTGGACACCATGGCGTACTCGCCGCCCGCGCTGGGGATGAGGGTGCCCAGCTCCGAGTAGCAGAACGCCACGGCGACGCAGAGCAGCGAGCCGATCGCGATGGTGAGGGCGGTCGCGGTGCCGAGGGAGCCGAACAGGTCCGGGACGACGACGAACAGGGTGGAGGCGGGGGTGACGCAGGAGAGGGTCAGAAGAGTGCCGCCGACGACTCCGATGGAGCGCTTGAGCGTCTGGGGGCTGTCGGGCGCCTGAGGGAGGGCGGTCTCGACAGGGCGGAGCGTGTCGGTCATGCGGCGGTTCCGATCGACTCGTGCGGCGGGTGAGGGGCGGGAGCGCTATCGCCTCCGGCGGTTTGGTCGTACGTCGTTCGTCCGCTCCCGGCGGCTGCATGGAATCCCGACGGAAACCACCGCGTCAATAGGTGCTTGCCTACGGAATCCGCAGCCAGAACCCGCCTATGGCCGCGAATACATCAGTCACCACCGATTCCCACCGCCCTCCTCGCCCCTACGGGAACCGCAGCCCGTACACGGAAAAAAGACACCGGTGCCACCTCCGGCGACGCTGCTCGTTGATCACCGGACAGAAGGGAGAGCCGATGGTCGGCTCGTCGCACGAGGCGCTGCACCGCATCTTCCAGAAGGACCCCGCACTACTCACCCGCGCCCTGCAACAGGTCCTGGACGTTCCGTTCCCGGAGCCGTACGACTTCGCCGGCATGAACGTCGACCTCACCGAGATCGAGCCCGCCGAGCGGCGCGTCGACACGCTGCTGCGGGCCGAGACCGACGAGGGCAGCTACCTCCTGGTGGTGGAGTCGCAGGGCAAGCCTGACGAGAGGAAACGCGGCAGCTGGCCGTACTACCTCAGCTACCTCTACGAGAAGTACCGCTGCGAGCCCGTCCTCATCGTCGTCACGCAGAGCAGCGCGACGGCCCGCTGGGCATCGCAGCCCATCCACCTCGGCGTGCGGGGCAGACCCTCGATGACCGTGCGTCCTTTCGTGCTGGGCCCGGACAACGTGCCCGTGATCGCCACCGAGCGGGAAGCCCGGCAGGACCCGCCTCTCGCCGCGCTCTCGGCCATGACCCACGGTCGGGGACGGCACGCCCCCGCCATACTGGAAGCGCTGGCAGCCGCCCTGCGGACCATCGACCGCGACAGCGCCGCGGTGCTCGTGCAGTTCGTCGACTCATGCCTGGCAGACGACCAGGTCCGGCAGATGTGGAGGGACCTCATGACGGCGATGCAGTACTTCTGGCGGCACCCGCTCGCTCAGGAGGTGCGCGAGGAGGGCCGGGAAGAGGGCCGGATTCAGGCTCAGGCGAAGATGACGCTCGACATCCTCGAATGGCGTGGCATCCAGGTGCCCGACGCGGTTCGTGAGCGCGTCGAGAGCTGCACCGACTCCGGGCAGCTCACCGTCTGGGCGGAACGCGCCGTGCATGCCGCCACCGCCGACGACCTGTTCGAGGCCGGGCGGGAGTGAGACGGCGGCGCCCCGCGCCTCGGGAGGGAGGAGCGGGGCGCGCGTGGGCTCAGTGGTTGCGGGGGAAGCCCAGGTCGACGCCGGCGGGGCCGTCCGCGGGGTCGGGCCAGCGGGTGGTGACGACCTTGCCGCGGGTGTAGAAGTGCGTGCCGTCGTTGCCGTAGATGTGGTGGTCGCCGAAGAGCGAGTCCTTCCAGCCGCCGAAGCTGTGGTAGCCCACGGGGACCGGGATCGGCACGTTCACGCCGACCATGCCGGCCTCGACCTCCAGCTGGAAGCGGCGGGCCGCGCCGCCGTCCCGGGTGAAGATCGCGGTGCCGTTGCCGAACGGCGAGGCGTTGATGAGGGCGATGCCCTCGTCGTAGCTGTCGACGCGCAGCACGGTCAGCACCGGGCCGAAGATCTCGTCCTGGTAGGCCTTCGCGGTGGTCGGCACCTTGTCGAGGAGGGAGATGCCGATCCAGTGGCCGTCCTCGAAGCCGTCGACGGTGTAGCCGGTGCCGTCGAGGACGACCTCGGCGCCCTCGGCCGCCGCGCCCGTCACGTACGACGCCACCTTGTCGCGGTGGACGGCCGTGATGAGCGGGCCCATCTCGCTCGTCGGGTCGTTGCCGGGACCGATCTTGATCTTCTCGGCGCGCTCGCGGATCTTCTGCACCAGCTCGTCGCCGATCGCGCCGACGGCGACGACCGCGGAGATCGCCATGCAGCGCTCGCCCGCCGAGCCGTACGCGGCGGAGACGGCGGCGTCGGCGGCCGCGTCCAGGTCCGCGTCGGGCAGGACCAGCATGTGGTTCTTCGCGCCGCCCAGCGCCTGGACGCGCTTGCCGTTCGCGGAGGCGGTGGTGTGGATGTAGCGGGCGATCGGCGTCGAGCCGACGAAGGACACGGCCTTGACGTCCGGGTGCTCCAGGAGCCGGTCCACGGCCACCTTGTCGCCCTGCACGACGTTGAACACGCCGTCCGGGAGGCCGGCCTCGGACAGCAGCTCGGCGATCTTCAGCGAGGCCGACGGGTCCTTCTCGGACGGCTTCAGCACGAACGTGTTGCCGCAGGCGATCGCGATGGGGAACATCCACATCGGGACCATCGCCGGGAAGTTGAACGGCGTGATGCCCGCGACGACGCCGAGCGGCTGGCGGATCGACGCGACGTCCACCCGGCTGGCCACCTCGGTGGACAGCTCGCCCTTGAGCTGCACGGTGATCCCGCAGGCCAGGTCCACGATCTCCAGGCCGCGCGCGACCTCGCCGAGCGCGTCGCCGTGCACCTTGCCGTGCTCGGCGGTGATCAGCTCGGCGATCGCGTCCCGGTTCGCGTCGAGCAGCGCCCGGAACGCGAACAGGACGGTGCTCCGCTTGGCCAGCGAGGACGTGCCCCAGGTGGCGTAGGCGTCCTTCGCGGCCGCGACCGCGGCGTCGACCTCGTCCACCGAGGCGAACGCGACCTTCGTGGTGACGGCGCCCGTCGCCGGGTCGGTGACCGGCCCGTACGAACCCGACGCGCCTTCGACGGTCTTGCCGCCGATCCAGTGGTTGACGATCTTCGTCATGACCGAGTGCTCCTTCACAGATGGCGGCGTCGGGTGGAGACGTGCCGTTCGTACAGCTCACGTGCCTTCACCGCGGACGCTCGGGTCGCGGTCTCGGCCACAGGTACATCCCACCAGGCCTGCGCCGGCGGCGGGCCCGACACAGTGTCGGCCGTTTCGGTCTCGACGTAGACACATGTGGGAGTGTCGGCGCGCCGCGCCTCGGCGAGGGCCTCGCGCAGTTCGCGGACGGTCTTCGCGCGCAGCACGCGCATGCCGAGGCTGGCCACGTTGGCGGCCAGGTCGACGGGCAGCGGGGCCCCGGTGAACGTGCCGTCGTCCGCGGTGTAGCGGTAGGCCGTGCCGAACCGCTCGCCGCCCACCGACTCCGACAGGCCGCCGATCGACGCGTAGCCGTGGTTCTGCACGAGCAGGATCTTGATCGCGATCCCCTCCTGCACGGCCGTCACGATCTCCGTGGGCATCATCAGGTACGTGCCGTCGCCGACCAGCGCCCAGACGTTGCGCTCGGGCGCGGCCAGCTTCACACCGATGGCGGCCGGGATCTCGTACCCCATGCAGGAGTAGCCGTATTCCAGGTGGTACTGGTCCCGCGAGCGCGCCCGCCACAGCTTGTGCAGGTCGCCGGGGAGCGAGCCGGCCGCGTTGATGATCACGTCCGACTCGTCGGCGAGGGCGTCGAGCGCGCCGAGCACCTGCGCCTGGGTGGGGCGCACGTCGGGCTCGTCCGCCTCGTAGCAGGCGTCGACGCGCTGCTCCCAGCGCTCCTTGTCCTCGCCGTACTCGGTGACGTAGGCGTCGGCGACCCGGTGTCCGTGCGTGCGCAGCGCCCCGGTCAGCGCCTCCAGTGCGCTGCGGGCGTCCGCGACCAGCGGGAGGCCGGCGAGCTTGTGGCCGTCGAAGGAGGCGATGTTGAGGTTGAGGAAGCGGACGCCGTCGCCCTGGAACAGGGTGTTGGAGGCGGTGGTGAAGTCGGTGTAGCGGGTGCCGACGCCGATGACCAGGTCGGCGGTGCGGGCCAGTTCGTCGGCGGTCGCGGTGCCGGTGTGGCCGACGCCGCCCACGTCCTGGGGGTGGTCGTGGCGCAGCGAGCCCTTGCCGGCCTGGGTGGAGGCGACGGGGATGCCGGTGGCCTCGGCGAACTCGGCGAGGGCCTCCTCGGCGCGGCTGTGGTGGACTCCGCCGCCCGCGACGACGAGGGGCCGGCGGGCCGCGCGGACCGCCCGGACGGCCTCGGCGAGTTCGGCCGGGTCGGCGCCGGGCCGGCGGACGGTCCAGGTGCGCTCGGCGAAGAACTCGTCGGGCCAGTCGTCAGCCTCGGCCTGGACGTCCTGGGGCAGCGCGAGGGTGACCGCGCCCGTCTCCACCGGGTCGGTGAGCACGCGCATCGCCTGGAGCGCCGCCGGGATCAGGGCCTCGGGGCGGGTGACGCGGTCGAAGTACCGCGACACCGGCCGCAGGCAGTCGTTGACGGACACGTCGCCCGCGTAGGGGACTTCGAGCTGCTGGAGCACCGGGTCGGCCACGCGGGTCGCGAAGACGTCGCCGGGCAGCAGGAGCACCGGGATGTGGTTGACGGTGGCGAGGGCGGCGCCGGTGACCAGGTTGGTCGCGCCGGGGCCGATGGACGTCGTCACCGCGTGGGTGGACAGGCGGTTCGACTGGCGGGCGTAGCCGACGGCCGCGTGCACCATGGACTGCTCGTTGCGTCCCTGGTGGAAGGGCATCTCGTCGCCGTACTCGACCAGCGCCTGGCCGAGGCCGGCCACGTTGCCGTGGCCGAAGATGCCCCACGTCGCGCCGATCAGCCGCTGCCGTACGCCGTCGCGCTCGGTGTACTGCGCGGCCAGGAAGCGCACCAGCGCCTGGGCCACGGTGAGCCTCGTGGTCATCGGTAACCCCCTTCTGCGTGGGCCGGGTGGAAGCAGATCCGCCACTCGCGGGTCTCGCCCGGACCGGCCATGACGTTGAGGTAGTACATGGCGTGGCCGGGCTGGGCGATCGACGGGCCGTGCCAGCCGTCGGGGACGAGGACGGCGTCGCCGGAGCGGACCTCGGCGAGGACGTCGGAGCCGCCCTCGCGGGAGGGCGACACGCGCTGGTAGCCGGACCCGTGCGGGCCGTCGATCTCGAAGTAGTAGATCTCCTCGAGCTCGGCCTCCTCGCCCGGCCGGTGCTCGTCGTGCTTGTGCGGCGGGTACGAGGACCAGTTGCCGCCGGGGGTGATCACCTCGACGGCGATGAGCCTGTCGCAGTCGAAGGCGTCGGCGGAGGCGAAGTTGCGCACCAGACGGGCGCAGTTGCCGCTGCCGCGCTCTTCGACGGGGACCTCCGGCGCGGGGCCGTAGCGGGCGGGGAGTCGTCGCTCGCACTTCGCTCCTGCCAGGGCGAAGCGGCCTCCCGCGCCGGAGGCGATCTGGACCCGGGCGTCGCGGGGAACGTACGCGAAGTCGGAGACCGACGCGAACACCGTTTCCCTGCCCAGGAGTTGGAACTCGTTTTCGTCAGTGCGCACGGTACATCCGCCTGCCAGCGGAAGGACGATCCACTCGCTGTCACCGGTGGTGAAGGTGTGGGCCGCGCCCGGCTCCAGCTCGACGACGCGCAGGCTGCAGTAGTCCCAGCCGGCCCGTTCGGGGTCGATGTCGAGCGTGTAGCGGTCGCCGGCGGTCGTGCCGTGCGGGAGGTGGAGGTCGGGGACGTGCGGCTCGGGGTGCGGCTCTCGGTGCGTCATGCGGCCCTCACAGGAGTCCTACGGCGATGTCCACGGCGGCGGCGACGTCCCCGTCCGGCGGGTAGAGCAGCGAACGGCCGACCACCAGGCCCTGGACGGTGGGCAGTTGCAGCGCCCCGCGCCACTTCTCGTACGCGACGTCCTGTTCCTCGGCGGAGCCGCCGACCTCGCCGCCCAGCAGCACGGCGGGCAGGGTCGAGGTCTGCATGACCTCGGCCATGTCGTCGGGGTTGTCGGTGACCGGGACCTTCAGCCAGGTGTAGGCGGAGGTGCCGCCGAGGCCGGAGGCGATGGCGATCGACCGGGTGACGGCCTCGGCGGACAGGTCGTTGCGCAGCCTGCCGTCGGGGCCGCGCCGGCTGATGAACGGCTCGACGAAGAGCGGGAGTCTGCGGGCGGCCATGTCGTCGACGGCGCGGGCGGTGGTCTCCAGGGTGGTGAGGGAGCCCGGGTCGTCGTAGTCGACGCGCAGCAGCAGCTTGCCCGCGTCGAAGTGGAGCCGCTCGATGTCCTCGGCGCGGTGGCCGGTGAAGCGGTCGTCCAGCTCGAAGACGGCGCCCTGGAGGCCGCCGCGGTTCATCGAGCCCATGACGACCTTGCCGTCGAGGGCCCCGAGCAGCAGCAGGTCGTCGAGGATGTCGGCGGTCGCGAGGACGCCGTCGACTCCCGGCCGGGACAGCGCGAGGCAGAGCCGTTCGAGCAGGTCGGCGCGGTTGGCCATGGCCAGCCTGGCCCCGCCGACGCCGAGCGCGCCGCGGGCCGGATGGTCGGCGGCGACGATCATCAGCCGGCCGGAGTCGCCCAGCAGCGGGCGGCGCGGGCGGCGGGCGGCCGCCTCGGCGATCGCCTCGGGGTGCCGCGTGCGCAGCCGGACGAGTTCGCTGACGTCGACGTTCGTCACAGGACGGCCCCCGCCTCGATCGCGGCTTCCACTTCGTCCGGCGTGGGCATGGCGGAGGAGCACTCCAGACGGGAGGCGACGATGGCGCCGGCCGCGTTGGCGTGGCGCATGGTCTTCTCCAGGTCCCAGCCGGCGAGCAGGCCGTGGCAGAGGGAGCCGCCGAACGCGTCCCCCGCGCCGAGGCCGTTGAGGACCTCGACCGGCAGCGGCGGCACCTCGGCCGACTCGCCCGCGCGGCTGACGGCGAGGACGCCCTTGGGGCCCTGCTTCACCACGGCGAGTTCGACTCCGGCGTCCAGCAGCGCCTGCGCCGCGGCCCGCGGCTCGCGCACGCCGGTGGCGACCTCGACCTCGTCGAGGTTGCCGACCGCGACCGTGGCGTGCTTGAGGGCCTCGGCGTAGAACGGGCGGGCGACCTCGGCCGGGTCGCCCCCGGCGGGGTCCTTCCAGAACATCGGCCGCCAGTCGAGGTCGAAGACCGTGATGCCGGCCTTGGCCCGGTGGGCGAGGGCGGCGAGGGTCGCCGTGCGGCTGGGCTCCTCGCTCAGGCCGGTGCCGGTGACCCAGAAGACCCGGGTCTCGCGGACGGCGTCGAGGTCCAGCTCGTGGGCGTCGATCTCCAGGTCCGGCGCCTTGGGCCGGCGGTAGAAGTACAGCGGGAAGTCGTCCGGCGGGAAGATCTCGCAGAAGGTGACCGGCGTCGGCAGTCCGGGCACGCCCGTGACCCAGCGGTCGTCCACGCCGAAGCCGCGCAGCGCCTCGTGCACATACGTGCCGAAGGGGTCGTCGCCGGTGCGGGAGATCACCGCCGTCTCCCGGCCGAGACGGGCCGCGGCGACGGCCACGTTGGTCGCCGACCCGCCCAGGAACTTCCCGAAGGACGTGACCTGCGGGAGGGGGACACCCGTTTGCAGCGGATAGAGGTCCACTCCGATCCGCCCCATGGTGATCAGGTCGTACGCCATCGAGTTCCCTTCACAGTCGGCCCGGCCCCGGAAAGACCGCCCACGGCACGTCCGCGGCGCACGTCCCGTATCGGCTCTCACGGCTTTCTAGCCCCGCACGCCGGACCCTGTCAATGTTTTGTCCAGACATTCGGACCAGCCCTTGACACCCCTGGGGCGAGACTTCACGCTGACCGCCATGACGTCGTTGTCTCCCGAATCCTCACTCTCCCGCATCCGGATCGGATCGGCCCCCGACAGCTGGGGCGTCTGGTTCCCGGACGATCCCGCCCAGGTCCCCTGGCAGCGCTTCCTGGACGAGGTCGCGCAGTCCGGCTACGAGTGGATCGAGCTGGGCCCCTACGGGTACCTGCCGACCGATCCCGCGGTCCTCGCCGAGGAGACGGCGAAGCGCGGGCTGAAGGTGTCGGCGGGCACGGTCTTCACCGGCCTGCACCACGGCGAGGCCGTGTGGGAGAAGACCTGGGCCCATGTCGCGGACAACGCGGTCCTCGCCCAGGCGATGGGGGCGCGCCACCTCGTCGTGATCCCGTCGTTCTGGCGGGACGACAAGACCGGCGACGTCCTGGAACCGGACACCCTGACCCCCGAGCAGTGGCGCAACCTGACCTCGCTGACCGAGCGGCTGGGCAGGGAGGTGCGGGAGCGGTACGGCTTGCAGATCGTCGTCCACCCGCACGCCGACACCCACATCGACAGCGAGGAGAACGTCGCCCGCTTCCTGGACGGCACCGACTCCGGCCTGGTCTCGCTGTGCCTGGACACCGGGCACTACGCGTACTGCGGCGGCGACAGCGTCAAGCTGATCGAGACCTACGGGGAGCGCATCGGCTACCTGCACCTCAAGCAGGTCGACCCGCGGATCCTGGCGGACGTGCGGGCGAAGGGGACGCCGTTCGGGCCGGCCGTGGCCCAGGGCGTGATGTGCGAGCCCCCCACCGGGGTGCCCGCGCTGGGACCGGTCCTGGAGGCCGCGCAGAAACTCGACGTGGACCTGTTCGCGATCGTCGAGCAGGACATGTACCCGTGCGCACCGGACACCCCGCTCCCCATCGCGCAGCGCACCCGGGCGTTCCTGCGGTCCTGCGGGGCGTAGGGCGGCCCGCAGGGCGGCCGCCCGGCCGCACCGTCCCGCGGGACCCGTGAGCCCCACGGGTCCCGCGGGGCGGTCGCGCCCCGGGCGTCGCCTGTGTCACGCGTGTCACGAACACCGCCCTTCCGTCACACATGTCGCGGGTACGCGGCTCTCTTGTCACCGTCTGTCAACAGCCGCTTCCGGTCGGTCACCGCGCGTCGTTCACGGGGCACTTGCCTGCTGATCGCCAGCGCGCGCCGGGCTCCCCCCGGCGGCCTCCCGGCCGCCGCCCCGCGCGCAGGAGGGTGCGGCTCATGACCGACCGAAGGCTCTGGTCCTACAAGGAGATCGCGGCGCACATCAAGGTGCAGCCGGACACCGTACGGTCCTACCGCAAACACGGGCTGCTGCCCGCGCCCGACCACGTCGAGGGCGGCAAGCCCTACTGGTACGCCGACACCGTCCGCGCCTGGGTCGCCTCCCGCCCGGGCAACAGAGGACGCGCCCTCGACTGACCGGCCCGGCCCGGAGCGGCCCCGGCGGGCGGTCAGGCCCACGGCTCGACGACCGTCACCCCCGCGCCGGGGGCCGTGCCCAGGGCCGCGAGCGCCGCCGGGGCCGCGTCCAGCGGGATCGTCGAGGTCACGAGGAGGTCCGGGCGCAGCGCCCCCGAGCGGACCAGCTCCAGCATGCCGGGATAGGCGTGGGCGGCCATGCCGTGACTGCCCAGCAGCTCCAGTTCCAGCGCGACGGCGCGGGCCAGCGGGACGGCGGTGAGGCCGTCGCCCGAAGGCAGCAGCCCGACCTGGACGTGCCGGCCCCGGCGGCGCAGCCCGTTCACGGAGGCGGCACAGGTGGCGGGCGAGCCGAGGGCGTCGAGCGAGAGATGCGCGCCGCCGCCGGTCAGCTCGCGCACCGCCGCCGCCGTGTCCGGAACGCGGGCCGCGTCCACGCACTCCGCCGCGCCGAACCGGCGCGCCAGCTCCAGGGCCCGCGGCGAGACGTCCACCGCGACCACCCGCGCCCCGCTCGCCGCCGCGATCATCACCGCCGACAGGCCGACGCCGCCGCAGCCGTGCACCGCCACCCACTCCCCCGCCGCGAGCCGGCCCTGCCGCACGACGGCCCGGAACGCCGTGGCGAACCGGCAGCCGAGGGAGGCGGCGGTGGCGTACGACAGGCCGTCCGGGATCGCGACGAGGTTGACGTCGGCGTGGTCCAGGGCCACGTACTGGGCGAACGAGCCCCAGTGCGTGAAGCCGGGCTGGGTCTGGCGTTCGCACACCTGGTGATCGCCGGCCGCGCACGACGGGCAGCCGCCGCAGCCGCACACGAAGGGCACGGTGACCCGGTCGCCGGGCTTCCAGCCGGTGACCCGGGGCCCCACCTCCGCGACCACCCCGGCGAGTTCGTGTCCGGGGACGTGCGGCAGCACGATGTCCGGGTCGTGGCCCACCCAGCCGTGCCAGTCGCTGCGGCACAGGCCGGTGGCCTCGACGCGCACCACCACACCGTGCTCCGCGGGGCGGGGGTCGGGCAGCTCCCGCACCTCGGCCGGCTCCCCGAACCGCTCGAACACCACAGCCCGCATACGCCCTCGCCCCGCTTCCGCTCGCGCCGCGTCTCCTCGCCGAAGATCTCCGCGAACGCTAGCCGCGTCGGCCCGTCCTGTCGCCGCCACGCCGGGACGCCTCTTGGAGAAATACCCCCTAGGGGTATAGTCTCGAAGCAACGGGAGACCCCTCGCGGCCCCGCCCGCCCCACCTGCCTCCACGAGGAGAACGACATGACCGCACAGACCGACACCCCGGGCTCCGTCACCACCGTCTACAAGGTGAACGGCATGAGCTGCGGCCACTGCGAGGGCGCCGTCTCCGGCGAGCTCTCGGAGCTGGCCGGTGTCAGCTCGGTGAAGGCCGTCGCCTCGACCGGCGAGGTCACGGTCGTCTCCGCCGAGGCGCTCGACGAGGCCGCGGTGCGCGCCGCCGTGGACGAGGCCGGCTTCGAGCTGGCCGGCCGGGCCTGAGGCCCGCCCCCCGGCGCCCCGCTGCGCCGCCCCCGCCGCGCCCGAGCGCGGCCCGAGGGAACCCTTCCTCCGCCCGCCGGGCCGTACCGACCAGCTGATACTGGTTCCGTACGGCCCGGCCCGCTTCC encodes:
- a CDS encoding alpha/beta fold hydrolase, with amino-acid sequence MDLRLPGLRGPRRPRRPRRIVSAVAAVVVLAGAGTWTAVAAGGDPPAVHGADRVMTVDGVRLDTSYFTSGGPGRRPAVLLAHGFGGSKDDVRPQAEKLARDGYAVLTWSARGFGRSTGKIGLNDPKGEVADVSRLIDWLAKRPEVQLDKPGDPRVGVAGASYGGAVSLLAAGYDHRVDAIAPAITYWNLTDALFPDGVFKKLWAGVFFNTGGGTARFTPALAAMYARVAESGAPDAAARRLLEARSPSAVADRIKVPTLFLQGQTDSLFTLAQSDAAEKAIRANGAPVAVDWIAGGHDGGDMEARRVQARVNAWFDRYLKGDRSAGTGPAFRVTRTGGVDSTDGAAQLRGASADRYPGLSDHERSFPLTGRREEQSFANPPGATPPAVSALPGLGGGGLARLSSLGVGLSLDFPGQYAAFDSAPVTGDLRITGSPTVTVHVRSTSATAVLFAKVYDVGGGRGAQVLPSQLVSPVRVEDAGKGKDVTITLPAIDHKVEEGHRLRLVLASTDLGYASPTAPATYTVSVKSDLSVPTAPAVTTAAAPLPSWVWWLPLTGAALALALLLSARRRTAGPAPDPALADVPLQITGLSKKYASGDRYSVRDVSFRVERGQVLGLLGPNGAGKTTTLRMLMGLITPDGGEVRVFGHAIRPGAPVLSRVGSFVEGAGFLPHLTGRENLELYWRATGRPAGDAHLDEALEIAGLGDALARAVRTYSQGMRQRLAIAQAMLGLPDLLILDEPTNGLDPPQIREMREVMIRYAAAGRTVIVSSHLLSEVEQSCTHLVVMDRGKLVQTGPVAEIVGSGDTLLVGTAAPVDEPVVEKIAALPGVASALRADDGLLVRLDADGTARRLIADLVRLDVPVTSVGPHRRLEDAFLTLIGGPA
- a CDS encoding APC family permease; protein product: MTDTLRPVETALPQAPDSPQTLKRSIGVVGGTLLTLSCVTPASTLFVVVPDLFGSLGTATALTIAIGSLLCVAVAFCYSELGTLIPSAGGEYAMVSTLAGRLAGWLVFVLSLLVVMIVPPVIAMGTADYLAPLVHLDPALAGAGVMLLATLAGLLDLRANAWITGVFLVLEVIAAAVVAVLGFAHGHRGAGSLVSMQVAGAHGRTDTVTGMLVVSGLAIALFVTQGFSTAVYLSEELEHPRRNVARTVLATLAISTVIILVPVVAITFGASDLSQLTGGDIGSMVTAWSNSAVGAFVSLCVALAIINAGIVMVIQNSRVLFASARDKAWPQPVNDVFAKLGRFGSPWVATLAVGVPGALLCFVNLDTLYGVTGVSVTGMYLLVAVAALLSRRGHHRHTAAWRMPLWPVLPVLLIAVLGYVLTRQETSYLLWTGGITAVATLYWALYLRPRRATRWLVSLPEDARS
- the mmsA gene encoding CoA-acylating methylmalonate-semialdehyde dehydrogenase, with translation MTKIVNHWIGGKTVEGASGSYGPVTDPATGAVTTKVAFASVDEVDAAVAAAKDAYATWGTSSLAKRSTVLFAFRALLDANRDAIAELITAEHGKVHGDALGEVARGLEIVDLACGITVQLKGELSTEVASRVDVASIRQPLGVVAGITPFNFPAMVPMWMFPIAIACGNTFVLKPSEKDPSASLKIAELLSEAGLPDGVFNVVQGDKVAVDRLLEHPDVKAVSFVGSTPIARYIHTTASANGKRVQALGGAKNHMLVLPDADLDAAADAAVSAAYGSAGERCMAISAVVAVGAIGDELVQKIRERAEKIKIGPGNDPTSEMGPLITAVHRDKVASYVTGAAAEGAEVVLDGTGYTVDGFEDGHWIGISLLDKVPTTAKAYQDEIFGPVLTVLRVDSYDEGIALINASPFGNGTAIFTRDGGAARRFQLEVEAGMVGVNVPIPVPVGYHSFGGWKDSLFGDHHIYGNDGTHFYTRGKVVTTRWPDPADGPAGVDLGFPRNH